Proteins encoded in a region of the Sphingomonas jaspsi DSM 18422 genome:
- a CDS encoding DUF808 domain-containing protein, whose amino-acid sequence MPSGLIALLDDVAMIAKAASASLDDIAAATAKAGSKAAGVVIDDTAVTPRYVHGLTPDRELPIIWKITLGSLRNKLLFLLPAALLLTAFAPWAITPILMIGGAYLAFEATEKIIEVLSNDHHEEAELAEADTPEELEKRQVAGAVRTDFILSAEIMAIALASIEGYSLALEAAALAVVAIGITIGVYGTVALIVKLDDIGLHICQKRQGAMAAFGRGLLHFVPKLLKFLSTVGVLAMLWVGGGILLHGMEELGLETLPHTVHDAADSIAAGFGPLGGLVGWLASAIAASIVGLLIGIVIVIVVRQFTTHPENLVVDA is encoded by the coding sequence ATGCCATCCGGACTGATTGCACTGCTCGACGATGTCGCGATGATCGCCAAGGCGGCGTCGGCCAGCCTCGACGATATCGCCGCCGCGACCGCCAAGGCGGGGTCGAAGGCGGCGGGCGTGGTGATCGACGATACGGCGGTGACGCCGCGCTACGTCCATGGCCTGACCCCCGACCGCGAACTGCCGATCATTTGGAAGATCACGCTCGGCTCGCTGCGCAACAAATTGCTGTTCCTGCTGCCGGCAGCGCTGCTGCTTACCGCCTTCGCGCCATGGGCCATCACGCCGATCCTGATGATCGGCGGCGCCTACCTTGCCTTCGAAGCGACCGAAAAGATCATCGAAGTGCTGTCGAACGACCATCATGAAGAGGCCGAACTGGCCGAAGCCGACACGCCCGAGGAACTGGAAAAGCGCCAGGTCGCGGGCGCCGTTCGCACGGACTTCATCCTGTCGGCGGAAATCATGGCGATCGCGCTGGCCAGTATCGAAGGCTATTCGCTCGCCCTTGAAGCCGCGGCGCTCGCCGTGGTCGCGATCGGCATCACCATCGGCGTCTACGGCACCGTCGCGCTGATCGTGAAACTTGACGATATCGGCCTTCACATCTGCCAGAAGCGGCAGGGCGCGATGGCCGCCTTCGGACGCGGGCTGCTCCATTTCGTGCCCAAGCTGCTCAAATTCCTGTCGACCGTCGGGGTGCTCGCCATGCTGTGGGTCGGCGGCGGCATCCTGCTCCACGGGATGGAAGAACTGGGTCTCGAAACGCTGCCCCACACCGTCCATGACGCCGCCGACAGCATCGCCGCGGGCTTCGGCCCCTTGGGCGGGCTGGTCGGGTGGCTGGCCAGTGCGATCGCCGCGTCGATCGTCGGTCTCCTGATCGGCATCGTCATCGTGATCGTCGTCCGCCAGTTCACCACCCACCCCGAAAATCTGGTGGTCGACGCCTGA
- a CDS encoding esterase/lipase family protein, giving the protein MSLSAAPPRLGLFLGELLHVPNVVRHSFASIAPEGEPGAAPAIVIPGFMATDPLTRPLRQGMGEAGWRTHGWGLGFNRGARAGLIEEIGERIDAVRDGRPILLVGWSLGGLFARETARSFPDRVSHVVTLGSPFGGSDRRANNAWRLYEAVAGHSVDAPPIEHFADKPPVPTLAIWSRRDGIVAERAASGIAGECDRSVEVDAAHMAMATQRRAVDRIIPIIENFVRAADH; this is encoded by the coding sequence GTGAGCCTGTCGGCCGCTCCGCCGCGGCTGGGCCTTTTCCTCGGCGAATTGCTGCACGTGCCCAACGTGGTGCGGCATTCCTTCGCGAGCATTGCGCCCGAGGGTGAACCGGGCGCGGCGCCGGCAATAGTTATCCCCGGTTTCATGGCGACCGACCCGCTGACCCGCCCCTTGCGGCAGGGGATGGGCGAAGCGGGATGGCGCACCCATGGCTGGGGCCTGGGCTTCAACCGCGGCGCGCGCGCCGGGCTGATCGAGGAGATCGGCGAGCGGATCGACGCGGTGCGCGACGGCCGTCCGATCCTGCTGGTGGGCTGGAGCCTGGGCGGATTGTTCGCGCGCGAAACCGCCCGCAGCTTTCCCGACAGGGTCAGCCATGTCGTGACGCTGGGATCGCCGTTCGGCGGCAGCGACCGCCGTGCCAACAATGCCTGGCGGTTGTACGAAGCGGTGGCCGGGCACAGCGTCGACGCGCCGCCGATCGAGCATTTCGCCGACAAGCCGCCGGTGCCGACGCTGGCGATATGGTCGCGGCGGGACGGGATAGTCGCCGAGCGCGCGGCAAGCGGGATCGCGGGCGAATGCGACCGGTCGGTTGAGGTCGACGCGGCGCATATGGCGATGGCGACCCAGCGCCGCGCCGTCGACCGGATCATTCCCATCATTGAAAATTTCGTCCGCGCCGCCGATCATTGA
- a CDS encoding NAD(P)/FAD-dependent oxidoreductase: MQRYDVIILGAGAAGLMAARVAGRRGRRVLLVDHADRPGKKILISGGGRCNFTNLHCAPDRYISANPHFMKSALARYTQHDFIDLVTRHGIAFHEKTLGQLFCDGSAQQIVDMLWSECADAGVDLWLGHPADVSRDGDGFRIACGNRRAQAPHFALATGGPSIPKMGATGFAYELAKAWGLKLVEPRPALVPLTLKGEDALFRELSGVSTEVVASATRGPPFREAALFTHKGLSGPAILQASSYWRNGETVVTDLLPGETADLLVEAKRADPRVPAAKWLGLQLPARLADALADLLGLGGPLGAHGDKALRTAGERLKRWTFTPSGSEGYAKAEVTVGGISTAELSSKTMEAKKVPGLFVIGEAVDVTGWLGGYNFQWAWASGFAAGEAV; the protein is encoded by the coding sequence GGCAAGAAAATCCTCATTTCCGGTGGCGGTCGCTGCAATTTCACCAACCTCCATTGCGCGCCCGATCGCTACATCAGCGCCAATCCCCATTTCATGAAGTCGGCGCTTGCCCGCTACACCCAGCATGACTTCATCGACCTGGTGACCCGCCACGGCATCGCCTTCCACGAAAAGACGTTGGGGCAATTGTTCTGCGACGGCTCCGCCCAGCAGATCGTCGACATGCTCTGGTCCGAATGCGCCGACGCTGGGGTCGATTTGTGGCTCGGCCATCCCGCCGACGTCAGCCGTGATGGGGACGGCTTTCGCATCGCCTGCGGCAATCGGCGGGCACAGGCCCCGCATTTCGCCCTCGCCACCGGCGGCCCGTCGATCCCCAAGATGGGCGCGACCGGCTTTGCCTATGAACTGGCCAAGGCCTGGGGACTGAAGCTGGTCGAACCCCGCCCGGCGCTGGTGCCGCTCACTCTGAAAGGAGAGGACGCGCTGTTCCGCGAACTGTCCGGCGTATCGACCGAGGTCGTCGCCAGCGCGACACGCGGCCCGCCGTTTCGCGAGGCCGCTTTGTTCACCCACAAGGGGCTCAGCGGCCCCGCCATCCTCCAGGCCAGCAGCTACTGGCGCAACGGCGAAACGGTCGTGACCGACCTGCTTCCGGGGGAGACGGCCGACCTGCTGGTCGAGGCGAAGCGCGCCGACCCGCGTGTCCCCGCCGCCAAATGGCTGGGCCTGCAGCTCCCCGCCCGCCTCGCCGATGCGCTGGCCGACTTATTAGGACTGGGCGGCCCGCTCGGAGCGCACGGCGACAAGGCGCTGCGAACCGCGGGCGAGCGGCTGAAGCGCTGGACCTTCACCCCGTCGGGCAGCGAAGGCTATGCCAAGGCCGAAGTGACCGTCGGCGGGATTTCGACCGCCGAACTGTCGTCGAAGACGATGGAAGCGAAGAAAGTCCCAGGCCTGTTCGTCATCGGCGAAGCGGTCGATGTTACCGGATGGCTCGGCGGCTATAATTTCCAATGGGCTTGGGCCAGCGGATTTGCCGCTGGAGAAGCTGTCTAA
- the serS gene encoding serine--tRNA ligase, with the protein MLSMDFIKSNRADVERAIRDKGVSVDLDALLALDSESRALKTQIDTLRASRNAISAKFKDASPAEKAALGTEAKAAGAKAGELEGELETKSAAIREIMLKMPGVPWDGAPVGPDETFNTVIRTEGDVPQFDFEPLDHVALIEKNDWADLSRIVQVSGSRTYCLKGRLAILEMKLMAYAMDKIAAAGFTAITVPAIAREQAFLNQGQFPGHVEETYALPNDDAYLAGTAEVALTSLHSGEIVEWSKMPITYAGYSPCFRREAGSAGKDVRGLLRVHQFLKVEQWVMCEADEAVSAEWHAKLLGLAESLLQDLEIPYQVIETSTGDMGLGKYRMNDIESWVPSLNKYRETHSCSTLHDWQARRANLRYRDAEGKVRFAHTLNNTALASPRILVPLLENHQTADGRVRLPKAMRELMGGDEYL; encoded by the coding sequence ATGCTGTCCATGGATTTCATCAAGTCGAACCGCGCCGATGTCGAGCGCGCCATCCGCGACAAGGGCGTGAGCGTCGATCTCGACGCGCTGCTGGCGCTCGATAGCGAAAGCCGCGCGCTCAAGACCCAGATCGACACGCTGCGCGCCAGCCGCAACGCCATCAGCGCCAAGTTCAAGGACGCCTCGCCCGCGGAAAAGGCTGCGCTGGGCACTGAGGCCAAGGCTGCGGGCGCGAAAGCGGGCGAACTGGAAGGCGAGCTGGAAACCAAGTCGGCGGCCATCCGCGAGATCATGCTGAAGATGCCGGGCGTGCCGTGGGACGGCGCGCCGGTCGGGCCGGACGAAACCTTCAACACGGTCATTCGCACCGAAGGCGACGTGCCGCAGTTCGACTTCGAACCGCTCGACCATGTCGCGCTGATCGAAAAGAACGACTGGGCGGATCTGAGCCGCATCGTGCAGGTGTCGGGCAGCCGCACCTATTGCCTGAAGGGTCGGCTCGCGATCCTCGAGATGAAGCTGATGGCCTATGCGATGGACAAGATCGCGGCGGCCGGTTTCACCGCCATCACCGTTCCCGCCATCGCACGCGAGCAGGCCTTCCTGAACCAAGGCCAGTTCCCGGGCCATGTCGAGGAAACCTATGCCCTGCCCAACGACGACGCCTACCTGGCCGGCACGGCAGAGGTCGCGCTGACCAGCCTCCATTCGGGCGAGATCGTCGAATGGTCGAAGATGCCGATCACCTATGCCGGCTATTCGCCCTGCTTCCGCCGCGAAGCGGGGAGCGCGGGCAAGGACGTGCGCGGGCTGCTGCGTGTCCACCAGTTCCTGAAGGTCGAGCAATGGGTGATGTGCGAGGCCGACGAGGCAGTCAGCGCCGAGTGGCACGCCAAGCTGCTGGGGCTGGCCGAGAGCCTGCTGCAGGACCTCGAAATCCCCTACCAGGTGATCGAGACATCGACCGGTGACATGGGGCTGGGCAAATATCGCATGAACGATATCGAAAGCTGGGTGCCGTCGCTGAACAAATATCGCGAGACGCACAGCTGTTCGACGTTGCACGACTGGCAGGCGCGTCGCGCCAACCTTCGTTACCGCGACGCCGAGGGCAAGGTGCGCTTCGCCCACACGCTCAACAACACCGCGCTGGCGAGCCCCCGCATCCTCGTCCCGCTGCTGGAGAATCACCAGACCGCGGATGGGCGGGTGCGCCTGCCCAAGGCGATGCGCGAGCTGATGGGCGGGGACGAATATCTGTGA
- a CDS encoding class I mannose-6-phosphate isomerase, whose amino-acid sequence MQKLPTRIVDKPWGRTGIDPKYGVDPRRKIGELWFEAPPGRPLDVMAKYLFTSERLSIQVHPDDNTARAHGHRCGKEEAWLILHAEPDAELGIGTVRPVPTDELLAAANDGTIVDLIDWRRPRTGDFIVNPARTVHALGAGLTVLEVQQAIDLTCRIYDYGRPRDLHHEEAGDACDAKPHIHPLDGPLGDASRVLIDGDHFGVAWCVGAAPPIPSHARDIQLLPIDAPIGDLAEGECALVSAEEAAALSSSGRFVLAWSVPA is encoded by the coding sequence ATGCAAAAGCTTCCGACGCGTATCGTCGACAAACCCTGGGGCCGCACCGGCATCGACCCGAAATATGGCGTGGACCCCCGGCGCAAGATCGGCGAGCTGTGGTTCGAGGCCCCGCCCGGCCGGCCGCTCGACGTCATGGCCAAATATCTGTTCACGTCGGAACGGCTGTCGATCCAGGTCCACCCCGACGATAATACGGCGCGCGCGCACGGCCATCGCTGCGGCAAGGAAGAAGCGTGGCTGATCCTCCATGCCGAACCCGATGCCGAACTTGGCATCGGCACGGTCCGGCCGGTCCCGACCGACGAATTGCTGGCAGCAGCCAACGACGGCACCATCGTCGACCTCATCGACTGGCGTCGTCCCCGGACTGGCGATTTCATCGTCAATCCGGCGCGGACCGTCCATGCACTGGGGGCGGGCCTTACCGTGCTGGAAGTCCAGCAGGCGATCGACCTGACCTGCCGGATTTACGATTACGGCCGCCCGCGCGACCTGCATCATGAAGAGGCGGGCGATGCCTGCGATGCGAAGCCGCACATCCATCCGCTTGATGGCCCGCTCGGCGATGCCAGTCGGGTCCTGATCGACGGCGACCATTTCGGCGTGGCGTGGTGCGTGGGCGCGGCGCCGCCGATCCCTTCGCATGCCCGCGACATCCAGCTGCTGCCGATCGACGCGCCGATCGGCGATCTGGCTGAAGGCGAATGCGCGCTGGTCAGCGCCGAAGAAGCTGCGGCTCTGTCGTCTTCAGGCCGCTTCGTCCTGGCCTGGAGCGTGCCCGCCTAG
- a CDS encoding alpha/beta hydrolase family protein has product MPVGHDFDPDDRAPSTRLRLQEMLWHLPRFLAGLGPLGPRGPEGGPPALVVPGFLATDRTTMDLRRALAREGWRVYPWEMGWNTGAKEDTLVRLKHRLDAVHDHRKVLLVGWSLGGLFARELARAHPEMVRAVVTLGSPFSGDLKSNTNVRAVYEWVAGHPVDQPPFPRITDKPPVPTLALWSKRDGIVSVRSARGLDGERDKAVEIDTTHMGFVVSRAALSRIGREIRLFLSEQEGAPPQLGGHAPGQDEAA; this is encoded by the coding sequence ATGCCCGTTGGCCACGACTTCGACCCCGACGACCGCGCACCGTCGACCCGCCTGCGCCTGCAGGAAATGCTGTGGCACCTGCCGCGCTTCCTGGCCGGGCTGGGTCCATTGGGCCCGCGCGGGCCGGAAGGAGGGCCGCCGGCGCTGGTCGTCCCGGGTTTCCTGGCCACCGACCGCACGACGATGGACCTGCGCCGCGCGCTCGCCCGCGAGGGGTGGCGGGTCTATCCGTGGGAGATGGGCTGGAACACCGGCGCCAAGGAAGACACGCTGGTCCGCCTGAAACACCGTCTCGACGCGGTCCACGACCATCGCAAGGTGCTGCTGGTCGGGTGGAGTCTGGGCGGACTGTTCGCGCGCGAACTGGCGCGGGCCCACCCCGAGATGGTGCGGGCGGTGGTGACGCTAGGCTCCCCCTTTTCGGGCGATCTCAAGAGCAACACCAATGTCCGCGCGGTGTATGAATGGGTGGCCGGCCACCCGGTCGACCAGCCCCCCTTCCCGCGCATCACCGACAAGCCGCCGGTGCCGACGCTGGCGTTGTGGTCGAAGCGCGACGGCATCGTATCGGTGCGATCGGCGCGCGGCCTGGACGGCGAGCGCGACAAGGCGGTCGAAATCGACACCACCCATATGGGCTTCGTCGTCAGTCGCGCGGCCCTGTCGCGGATCGGGCGCGAGATCCGGCTGTTCCTGTCCGAACAGGAAGGTGCGCCGCCGCAGCTAGGCGGGCACGCTCCAGGCCAGGACGAAGCGGCCTGA
- the crcB gene encoding fluoride efflux transporter CrcB → MHWLLVFLGGGLGASLRHGVNRATLAWFGPGFPVGTIGVNVIGSFLIGLCAGLFAAHGTGQPARLFLVTGVLGGFTTFSAFSLDALTLWQRGETMTAACYVLGSVALSLVAISLGLMLSR, encoded by the coding sequence ATGCACTGGCTGCTGGTTTTCCTCGGCGGCGGGCTGGGGGCCAGTCTGCGCCATGGCGTCAATCGCGCAACCCTGGCCTGGTTCGGCCCCGGTTTCCCGGTCGGCACGATCGGCGTCAACGTCATCGGCAGCTTCCTCATCGGGCTTTGTGCCGGCCTGTTCGCCGCGCACGGCACCGGCCAGCCCGCACGGCTGTTCCTGGTCACCGGCGTCCTCGGCGGGTTCACCACCTTTTCCGCCTTCAGCCTCGATGCGCTTACCCTCTGGCAGCGCGGCGAGACCATGACCGCCGCCTGCTACGTGCTCGGCAGCGTCGCGCTCAGTCTCGTCGCCATCTCGCTCGGGTTGATGCTCTCGCGCTAA